One segment of Radiobacillus kanasensis DNA contains the following:
- a CDS encoding GntR family transcriptional regulator, whose protein sequence is MAITRKKGPLYTQIKNILKDRILHGVYPIHSNIPSEPQLEEEFGVSKITVRKAVEELVQEGLLEKKSGKGTKVIQNTSASRISRGKFFTEFLVEKGHQINKKLLEIKQVQTKEDPHLQPLFDESCLCIRRVYNLDGTPYIHFTHYLSNQLGTIDSHDIQEQSLYGLIEKRDIFLEKFEDYFNIATATPVIAKELQVDTGTPLLKRMRYSYDEMNNLIEYSEGYYNTELHDYVKTEVQK, encoded by the coding sequence TTGGCAATAACTCGAAAGAAAGGCCCGTTATACACACAAATTAAAAATATATTGAAGGATAGAATTTTACATGGTGTCTATCCTATTCATTCTAATATACCTTCCGAACCACAACTTGAAGAAGAGTTCGGAGTGAGTAAAATAACGGTACGAAAAGCCGTAGAGGAATTAGTACAAGAAGGACTACTAGAGAAAAAAAGTGGAAAGGGCACAAAGGTGATTCAAAATACTTCCGCATCAAGAATCTCTCGCGGTAAATTTTTCACAGAATTCTTAGTGGAAAAAGGGCATCAAATCAATAAGAAACTGTTGGAAATAAAGCAAGTACAAACAAAAGAGGACCCGCATTTACAACCATTATTTGACGAAAGTTGCCTATGTATTAGACGTGTATATAACCTTGACGGTACTCCTTATATCCATTTCACTCATTATCTTTCCAATCAATTAGGAACAATTGATAGTCATGATATTCAAGAGCAATCGTTATATGGCTTAATCGAAAAACGAGATATATTCCTTGAAAAGTTTGAGGATTACTTTAATATAGCCACTGCAACCCCAGTTATAGCTAAAGAATTACAAGTAGACACTGGGACACCTCTACTTAAGCGGATGCGATACTCCTATGACGAGATGAATAATCTCATTGAATACAGTGAGGGGTACTATAATACGGAACTTCATGATTACGTGAAGACGGAAGTACAGAAATAA
- a CDS encoding FAD-dependent oxidoreductase, with the protein MSQITESAKQLEIRAEVDVVVCGGGPAGIGAALSAARNGAKTILIEHHSFLGGMGTAGMVTSFAYGYHDKKRFIIGGIFKEIRQKLYERDGLIMTERKGWEPFNPELYKMLAFELLTEAGVEILCHTTITDAITENGDIQAIIVESKAGREAIKANRFVDATGDGDLAARAGASYKVGREKDGGTQPSSLMYMLGNVHVREVGEALNKKGKRGYWKTADGRNYLNATGFHEEIVQAKKEGYLTKVNRDHVASIFTIPWLNDVVGVNFVRIQGKSALDPKELTEAEIIGREQVVDGIAFLKKFVPGFENAQIVSTAPQLGIRETRRIMGDYVINQDDIVQERQFDDVIAQSCYMIDIHSPDSDKTQIYKLPPGTHYDIPYRSLLPVGLNNLLLAGRCISATHEALGSFRVQAICLALGEAAGTAAALSVKENVEPRELPISTLQSVLRNNGAILD; encoded by the coding sequence GTAATGGAGCTAAAACGATATTAATTGAACATCATTCCTTTTTAGGAGGAATGGGTACAGCGGGTATGGTTACCTCTTTTGCCTATGGGTATCACGATAAAAAAAGATTTATTATTGGTGGGATTTTTAAGGAAATACGCCAAAAGTTATATGAACGCGATGGACTAATCATGACGGAACGAAAGGGATGGGAGCCTTTTAATCCGGAACTATACAAAATGTTGGCATTTGAATTACTCACCGAAGCGGGTGTGGAAATTTTGTGTCACACTACGATTACAGATGCGATTACAGAAAACGGAGATATTCAGGCGATTATCGTCGAGAGTAAGGCTGGAAGAGAAGCTATTAAAGCGAATCGATTTGTGGACGCCACGGGTGATGGAGACTTAGCGGCACGAGCGGGTGCTTCTTATAAAGTAGGTCGTGAAAAAGATGGGGGGACCCAACCTTCATCCCTTATGTATATGCTAGGAAATGTTCATGTACGGGAGGTTGGAGAGGCGTTAAATAAAAAGGGAAAACGTGGGTATTGGAAAACAGCCGATGGACGAAATTATTTAAATGCAACAGGTTTTCATGAGGAAATTGTTCAAGCGAAAAAAGAAGGGTACTTAACGAAAGTTAATCGTGACCATGTTGCCTCTATCTTCACGATTCCCTGGCTGAATGATGTAGTGGGAGTCAACTTTGTTCGCATCCAAGGGAAAAGTGCATTAGATCCAAAAGAACTAACAGAAGCTGAAATTATAGGCAGGGAACAAGTAGTGGATGGGATAGCGTTTTTGAAAAAATTCGTACCTGGATTTGAAAATGCTCAAATTGTTTCTACTGCACCGCAACTTGGTATTAGGGAAACGAGAAGGATTATGGGCGATTATGTAATCAATCAGGATGATATCGTACAAGAAAGGCAGTTTGATGATGTCATAGCCCAATCTTGTTATATGATAGACATTCATTCCCCAGATTCGGATAAAACGCAAATCTATAAGCTTCCTCCTGGGACACATTATGATATTCCTTATAGAAGTTTATTACCGGTTGGACTGAATAATCTATTGCTAGCTGGGAGATGTATTTCCGCTACACATGAAGCACTAGGTTCCTTTAGGGTTCAGGCGATATGTTTAGCTCTGGGTGAGGCGGCTGGAACGGCTGCTGCTTTGTCGGTAAAGGAAAATGTTGAACCTAGAGAATTGCCTATTTCTACACTTCAATCTGTACTGAGAAATAATGGAGCAATACTAGATTAG